In Sander vitreus isolate 19-12246 chromosome 7, sanVit1, whole genome shotgun sequence, a genomic segment contains:
- the LOC144520314 gene encoding solute carrier family 26 member 6-like produces MDIEERDCSDGGYFVQRKVLDELCLDEVAQKRTWSTKPTLSERVKESLRCSVPRLKRTALSWVPVLSWLPYYSIRENAIGDLISGCSVGIMHLPQGMAYALLASLRPVFGLYTSLYPVLVYFIFGTSRHISVGTFAVISIMIGSVTERLAPDSNFIVNGTNQTGSVDLDARDADRVQIACSLTVLAGIFQILLGVVRFGFVVTYLSEPLVRGYTTGSACHVCVSQLKYLFGVTPARFTGPFSLIYTLVDVCRLLLETKVPELLVSLVALFVLIVVKEINACYRQKLPMPIPIEIVVIIAATMITHFCRLTSKYSIDVVGEIPSGLKAPQAPNATFFSKVIGDAFAVAIVSYAINISLGKTFALKHGYKVDSNQELVALGLCNTVGSFFQCYSVTSSLSRSLVQESTGGKTQVAGVISSIIVLITVLKIGSLFSDLPKAVLSTIVFVNLKGMFMQFMDVPMLWKTNKVDLLVWLVTFTSTLLLNLDLGLAVAIGFSMLTVIFRTQLPRYSILGHVTGTALYLDTDTYKEAKEIPGIKIFRSSTTIYYANAEMYLEALQEKSGLEIGKLLTAMKKRDAKLKRKQEKEKKEAKMEAKKQRKAVSHLSNGTFSEVNERKVSAGVKGQSQGNVVALSLTETSTHGHSKGQVNRAYQDDTTMSDSDSDTGSHIFNSITQISKPGGEKKGKACGLSTHSIILDIATISFVDTVTVKTLKNIFRDFGEIDVDIYLAGCQACVVEQLEMAGFFSESIPKSRLFVTIHDAVLHSLKKLGQTDFMLDVSCSTRM; encoded by the exons ATGGACATTGAGGAGAGGGACTGTTCAGATGGGGGATATTTTGTGCAGAGGAAGGTTCTGGATGAGTTATGCCTGGATGAAGTGGCACAAAAAAGGACGTGGTCCACCAAACCAACCCTGAGTGAACGGGTGAAAGAGTCCCTGAG GTGTTCAGTGCCCAGGCTGAAGCGCACAGCGTTGAGCTGGGTCCCTGTTCTCAGCTGGCTGCCTTACTACTCCATCAGAGAAAACGCTATAGGGGACCTGATCTCTGGCTGCAGTGTGGGCATCATGCATCTACCACAGG GCATGGCATATGCCCTTCTGGCTTCCTTACGCCCAGTGTTTGGCCTTTACACTTCCCTATACCCAGTGCTGGTCTACTTCATCTTTGGTACTTCCAGACACATCTCAGTAG GTACGTTTGCTGTGATCAGCATCATGATTGGGAGTGTGACGGAGAGGCTGGCACCAGACAGTAACTTTATTGTAAATGGCACTAATCAGACGGGAAGTGTGGACCTCGATGCACGGGACGCAGACAGAGTACAGATAGCATGTTCCCTCACGGTCTTGGCAGGAATCTTTCAG ATCTTGTTAGGTGTGGTGAGGTTTGGTTTTGTGGTGACCTACCTGTCTGAGCCACTGGTCCGAGGCTACACCACAGGATCAGCATGCCATGTATGCGTCTCCCAGCTCAAGTATCTTTTTGGTGTCACGCCAGCTCGCTTCACTGGTCCGTTCTCTCTTATTTAT ACTCTGGTGGATGTTTGTCGGCTGCTGCTGGAGACTAAAGTGCCAGAGCTGCTGGTCAGCCTGGTTGCGCTCTTTGTTCTTATTGTGGTCAAAGAAATCAATGCCTGCTACAGACAGAAGCTGCCTATGCCCATCCCAATAGAAATCGTAGTG ATCATAGCAGCAACAATGATCACCCACTTCTGCAGACTGACGAGTAAATACAGCATTGATGTGGTTGGAGAGATTCCCAGTGG GCTTAAGGCCCCTCAAGCTCCAAATGCCACATTTTTCTCAAAAGTGATAGGTGATGCTTTTGCAGTGGCCATTGTGAGCTATGCCATCAACATTTCTCTGGGCAAAACATTTGCCCTCAAACATGGCTACAAGGTGGATAGCAATCAG GAGCTGGTTGCCTTGGGTCTTTGTAACACTGTTGgcagtttttttcagtgttaCTCTGTGACTTCCTCCTTGTCTCGCAGCCTCGTCCAGGAGAGCACAGGGGGCAAGACACAA GTTGCGGGGGTGATTTCGTCCATCATCGTGCTCATCACAGTTTTGAAAATAGGTTCTCTCTTTTCAGACCTCCCCAAG GCTGTCTTATCCACAATAGTGTTTGTTAATTTGAAAGGAATGTTTATGCAGTTCATGGACGTGCCTATGTTGTGGAAGACCAACAAGGTTGATCTG CTGGTGTGGCTGGTAACGTTCACAAGCACACTCCTGCTCAACCTGGACCTGGGTCTGGCTGTCGCCATTGGCTTTTCCATGCTCACTGTCATCTTTAGGACACAATT ACCCCGCTACTCTATCTTGGGCCATGTTACAGGCACCGCCCTGTATCTGGACACAGACACCTACAAGGAG GCTAAAGAGATTCCAGGAATTAAAATCTTCCGTTCATCTACAACTATTTACTACGCAAATGCTGAGATGTACTTGGAGGCCCTGCAAGAGAAG AGTGGACTTGAAATTGGGAAGCTGCTGACTGCAATGAAAAAACGAGACGCAAAGCTGAAGCGTaaacaagaaaaagagaaaaaggaagctAAAATGGAGGCGAAGAAACAA AGAAAAGCAGTCAGCCACCTGTCCAATGGCACATTCTCAGAGGTGAACGAGAGGAAAGTCTCTGCAGGAGTGAAGGGACAGAGCCAGGGGAATGTTGTAGCCTTAAGCCTGACAGAAACCTCTACACATGGCCATAGTAAAGGCCAAGTAAACAGGGCTTACCAAGATGACACAACCATGTCAGACTCAGATTCAGACACGGGTAGCCACATTTTTAACAGCATCACCCAGATATCGAAACCGGGTGGTGAGAAAAAGGGAAAGGCCTGCGGATTGAGTACGCACAGCATCATCTTGGATATTGCGACAATCAGCTTTGTGGACACAGTCACTGTGAAGACCTTGAAAAAT ATATTCAGGGACTTTGGAGAGATTGATGTGGACATCTATCTAGCAGGCTGCCAAG CATGTGTCGTGGAGCAGCTGGAAATGGCAGGTTTCTTTTCAGAGTCCATCCCAAAGAGCAGGCTTTTTGTCACAATTCATGATGCAGTGCTTCATAGTCTCAAGAAACTGGGGCAGACTGACTTCATGCTT GATGTGTCCTGCAGCACTCGGATGTAA